The genomic interval GCGGTCTATTTCGATCAGATCCGGCGTCACATCGACAAGCTGGAGGAGATCGTCGACGACCAGATCTGGCCGTTGCCGAAATACCGGGAGTTGCTGTTCCTGCGCTGATCCGGTTCTGTGAAAACGCTCCGGCCGTCCGAACGGATCGGACGGCCGTTTTTTTGCGGGGGGGGCTTGGAAGCGGGCGGCACAAAAAAAGGGGGAGGCTTTGTTTGCCTGCCCCCCCCCTACACAAAAAAGGGGAAGGCCTCACTGACCCCCCCCCGCTTGTCGTTCCGGTTGTTTCCGGGACTATTCCTCGTCGCGGTACATGTGCTCGACGTAAATAGCGTGCTGCATCGCCTCGCGCTTGGCCACCGAAGGTTTGGTGAAGTACTGGCGGCGGCGGAGCTCCTTGAGGACACCCGTGCGCTCGTATTTACGTTTGAACTTTTTCAGGGCGCGTTCGATGTTTTCGCCCTCTTTTACCGGCATGATAATCATAGTATTTTCAGTTTTTTTGTTGTTTTAATCGTTGTTTTGTCAGATTGTGGCTGCGGGGGGCCGCATCTCCGATGCGCCGGTCCCTGGGGCGTGTCTACTTGTCGGTTGTTCCGCTGTCCGGCCCGAATTCCAAATAAGGGGCCAGCCGTGCTGCCTCCTTTCGGGTCATTATGTTCTGTTCGATCAACTCTTCAGCGGTGCTCCAACCTCCTTTCAACTGTCTTTGTCTCAAAATTTTTCGTAACATCGGGGCTGTAATGTAGGGATGCAGCCCCAGCGTTTTCTGGCTTGCAAAGTTAATATCAATTTTCCGAATTTTGCAACTGTCGCAGTAAATTTGTTTCAAAATTTTTTCGTAGTTGCTCTCCGTGACGCCCGGAACCTCTGCGAGTTGCTCGACGCGGACGAATCCGCCGAGGCGTTCGCGGTAGTTGAGGATCGTCACGACGGTTTTTTCTCCGATCCCGTATACGGAACGGAGGGTCGCCGAATCGGCGGCGTTGATCTCGATGGGTTGCTCGATGGGATGCGGTTTGCGTTCCGGGTAGATGAGATAGGGTCTCAGCGCTTCGGCCAGCGAATCGGTGATCAGGTAGCAGGCGCTGAACTCCTCGAAATCATAGATGCCGTTCTGGTCGCGCCAGCGGATGAACCATTCGGCTTGCCGTTTGGTCAGGGCGCCGATGGCCTGCAGGTAGCGGGCGGTTACGGTGTCGATACGGAAGGGTTGCGCGGGCAGCGGATCGGCGATGATGCGTCCGCTGCGGTATTCGCGTGGAGCGATGGCGTATTTGCGGCCGATTCGGATCCAGGGTTCGAGCCGCCGGTAGAGCGAGTCGCTGATGGCGTAGCAGAGGGTCAGCTCTTCGGGAATGCGGAAGACCTTGCCTCCGGCGCGGTATTTCAGCAGGCTCACGGCCTCGTATTTCGAGAGGCCCAGCTGGCGCAGTTCTTCGAACGTGACGGTATTGGGGTCGAAGGGGCGCATGACGATGCTGTCTGGGGCGACGGGTTGTTCGAACTCGCGTTCGATCTGCCGGGCGGCCTCCGGGTCGGCCTTCGGGCGCATGAGCAGGAGTGCGACGATCAGCAAACCGGCCAGGGGCAGGAAGACCGCCACGGCACGGATCTCACGATCGGAAAAGAGTCTGGCCATACGTTTGTTGTTTTATTGTTTGTTGGCGTGTTCGATCGCGCGTTTTACGGACCCCCAGCGGAGCAGGGCTTCGCGGGCTTCGGTCTCCGGGAGTCCGGTGCTTTGGGCCACCATGCGTGTTCCGCGGGCGATGAGTTTGTCGTTGGTGAGCTGCATGTGGACCATGCGGTTTCCCTCGACGCGCCCCAGGCGGATCATCACGGCGGTGGACAGCATGTTGAGCATCAGTTTCTGGGCCGTTCCGGCCTTCATGCGTGTGGATCCGGTGACGAATTCGGGTCCCACGACGGCTTCGAGGGCGTATTCGGCCGCGGCCGCGGCGGGTGATCCGGGGTTGCAGACCACGGCGGCGGTCAGCAGCCCCTCCTGCCGGGCTCTCCGCAGCCCGCCGATGACGTAGGGTGTGGTTCCCGATGCGGCAATCCCGACGAGCGTGTCGTCCGCCGCGGGATGATAGGGCGCCAGATCGCGCCAGGCGCCTTCCGTATCGTCTTCGGCGTGCTCCACGGCACGGCGGAGGGCGCCGTCACCCCCGGCGATCAGCCCGATTACGAGATCGAACGGCACCCCGAAGGTCGGAGGCAGTTCCGAAGCGTCCGTCACGCCGAGGCGTCCGCTGGTTCCGGCGCCGATGTAGAAGAGCCTTCCGCCGCGCCGCATCCGCTCGACGATGCGTTCGACCAGCTGCTCCATGGCGGGAATGACCTTCCGCACGGCCTCGTGCACGCGGGCATCCTCGCGGTTGATCCCGACGAGGATGTCGTGTGTGGACATCTGCTGCAGGTTATCGTATTCCGAACTCTGTTCGGTGATTCTGTTCTCCATGATGGTATGTTGCAAGCCCTTCTGCGGGCGATTCGACAATGGTTTTCACGGAATACCCTTCTGCCTCAAGCGCCTCGCGGAGCCACTTTTCGAAATGGGCGGCAACCCCTCCGACACAGGCGACGGGAATCCCGGCCGGGTACCGGCTCAGGTTCCGCCGTGCGAATTCGCGGAAGGCCCCGATGACCATCCCGTGCACCTCGGGACACGTCATGTGTGCCCGGGCGAACGGTGCGAACGAGGCGAGGAACCGGTTGGCGAAGGGTTCGCGGTAGACGCGGCGGATGATCTCCTTGTAGGAGAGCCCGGTTTCGGCGAGGAACTCCTCCCGGAGGGGGATGTGCCCCTTGAAGATGCCGTTGAGCAGCGCGCGGCCCAGGGCCGCACCGCTCCCTTCGTCGCCGAGGATGTAGCCCAGCGGGGGGACGTGCCGGACGATCTCGCCGCCGCGGCAGAGGCAGGAGTTCGAACCGGTCCCGAGGATGCAGGCGATCCCTTCGCCGCGACCCCACAGGGCCCGGGCCGCACCCGTGAGGTCCGATTCGACGGAGACCTCCTGTGTCCCGAAGTGGCGGGCGAGGAGCTGCCGGAGGCGTTCCGAGGTCTCGGGGAAGGTCCTGCCGCACCCGGCGCCGTAAAACCGCACGGCCGTGACGCTCCCGAGCCGGGGCAGTTCGGCCAGCGAGCTGCGGATCTGCTCGTCGGAGTGCTGGACGGCATTGATCCCGCGGGTGCGCATGGTGCGCATCCGGACGCCGTCGTCGGCGATCCACGTGCATTGGGTCGATCCGCTGTCTGCAAGGAGTATCATCATTCAAAGATACATATAATATATGGAATCCGGAAGTGAAAAAACGGTAACTACTTTTTTTAGTTAATAAACTATGAAAAATAGTTGCATGTGAAGATTTTTTAGTTACCTTTGTGGTGAGGGCGGAGACGAAGCGCCCGGATACGAAGAAAAGAACCGGAAAAAGAGTTCCTATGTTTACGATCCGAGTAGACCGCACCGATAGCGGATAGAAGAAAAAAGCTATCGAGATTTTGGTTAGATTAAAGCAGCCAAACCTTAACTAACTAAAATAGCGATAGCCATGAGAGGACAAAGAAACGAAATTAGTTTCAGAGGACAAAAGATTTATATAGGGATCGATGTCCATTTGAAGAGTTGGTCGGTTACGGTCTTGTCGGAGACCTCCGTGCTGAAGAAGTTTAGTCAGCATCCGAGTCCGGAAGCATT from uncultured Alistipes sp. carries:
- the rpsU gene encoding 30S ribosomal protein S21 — its product is MIIMPVKEGENIERALKKFKRKYERTGVLKELRRRQYFTKPSVAKREAMQHAIYVEHMYRDEE
- a CDS encoding helix-hairpin-helix domain-containing protein, whose product is MARLFSDREIRAVAVFLPLAGLLIVALLLMRPKADPEAARQIEREFEQPVAPDSIVMRPFDPNTVTFEELRQLGLSKYEAVSLLKYRAGGKVFRIPEELTLCYAISDSLYRRLEPWIRIGRKYAIAPREYRSGRIIADPLPAQPFRIDTVTARYLQAIGALTKRQAEWFIRWRDQNGIYDFEEFSACYLITDSLAEALRPYLIYPERKPHPIEQPIEINAADSATLRSVYGIGEKTVVTILNYRERLGGFVRVEQLAEVPGVTESNYEKILKQIYCDSCKIRKIDINFASQKTLGLHPYITAPMLRKILRQRQLKGGWSTAEELIEQNIMTRKEAARLAPYLEFGPDSGTTDK
- the murQ gene encoding N-acetylmuramic acid 6-phosphate etherase, with product MENRITEQSSEYDNLQQMSTHDILVGINREDARVHEAVRKVIPAMEQLVERIVERMRRGGRLFYIGAGTSGRLGVTDASELPPTFGVPFDLVIGLIAGGDGALRRAVEHAEDDTEGAWRDLAPYHPAADDTLVGIAASGTTPYVIGGLRRARQEGLLTAAVVCNPGSPAAAAAEYALEAVVGPEFVTGSTRMKAGTAQKLMLNMLSTAVMIRLGRVEGNRMVHMQLTNDKLIARGTRMVAQSTGLPETEAREALLRWGSVKRAIEHANKQ
- a CDS encoding ATPase; this translates as MMILLADSGSTQCTWIADDGVRMRTMRTRGINAVQHSDEQIRSSLAELPRLGSVTAVRFYGAGCGRTFPETSERLRQLLARHFGTQEVSVESDLTGAARALWGRGEGIACILGTGSNSCLCRGGEIVRHVPPLGYILGDEGSGAALGRALLNGIFKGHIPLREEFLAETGLSYKEIIRRVYREPFANRFLASFAPFARAHMTCPEVHGMVIGAFREFARRNLSRYPAGIPVACVGGVAAHFEKWLREALEAEGYSVKTIVESPAEGLATYHHGEQNHRTEFGIR